The Corylus avellana chromosome ca8, CavTom2PMs-1.0 genome has a segment encoding these proteins:
- the LOC132189444 gene encoding RING-H2 finger protein ATL7-like: protein MPQIDSVPSSTSRSVTIEKQYQALIVLIPVSIAAIILLLFYVFYLRRGGGLRARRASTENNNDMSNPLEFGLRKDIAAMLPAAALKDSFNSRDPQCSVCLGNYQEDDKLQEIPECGHIFHVDCIGRWLTTHTTCPLCRLSLLSSMETPELRLEPIDDVDHHHLDTSQQ from the exons ATGCCTCAGATTGATTCAGTCCCATCTTCAACTTCAAGATCTGTAACTATAGAGAAGCAATACCAAGCTCTTATTGTCCTCATACCTGTTTCCATTGCTGCTATCATTCTCCTCTTATTCTACGTTTTCTATCTTCGTCGTGGAGGAGGCCTTCGGGCAAGGAGAGCATCTACAGAGAACAATAATGACATGTCAAAC CCCCTTGAATTCGGCTTGAGGAAAGATATAGCAGCAATGCTACCCGCTGCTGCATTAAAGGACAGCTTCAATTCAAGAGATCCACA ATGCTCAGTATGCCTTGGAAACTACCAAGAAGATGATAAGCTTCAAGAAATACCAGAATGTGGTCATATCTTTCACGTCGACTGCATTGGTCGCTGGCTCACCACCCACACCACCTGCCCACTCTGCCGCCTCTCCCTCCTCTCTTCCATGGAAACTCCAGAATTGAGGCTTGAGCCAATTGATGATGTTGATCACCACCACCTAGACACTAGCCAGCAGTAG
- the LOC132190335 gene encoding uncharacterized protein LOC132190335, translated as MAELSLCCNRLTPPALPPHLLHPQFTPRIPIIGGIEQTRRTTTACASKSGGFSIGSLLKSCETCRGKGAIECPGCKGTGRNKKNGNIFERWKCFDCQGFGLKSCPSCGQGGLTPEQRGER; from the exons ATGGCTGAGCTCTCTTTGTGTTGCAATCGCTTGACTCCTCCAGCATTGCCACCACATCTTCTGCATCCTCAGTTTACTCCAAGAATACCGATCATAGGCGGCATAGAGCAAACACGGAGAACAACAACAGCTTGTGCTTCAAAATCTGGAGGATTTTCGATTGGTTCG CTTTTGAAAAGTTGTGAAACATGTAGAGGAAAAGGTGCTATAGAATGTCCAGGATGCAAG ggcacaggaagaaataaaaagaatggaAATATTTTTGAGCGGTGGAA ATGTTTTGATTGCCAAGGATTCGGGCTAAAGAGTTGCCCCAGCTGTGGGCAGGGTGGGCTGACGCCAGAGCAAAGAGGAGAGCGATAA
- the LOC132189175 gene encoding phosphatidylinositol-3-phosphatase SAC1 isoform X2 has product MAKSENSKPNSNIPPYVPSSAKVHPANDPEVDPSSYSLEKFRLYETRQRFYLIGSDRNKKLFRVLKIDRSEPSDLNISEDPVVYSPKEIKNLLQRIDEGNRATGGLTPVAKVFGIAGCIKFLESYYLILVTKRRQIGCLCGHAIYSIEESQLITIPHVSVQTDVAHSKTELRYKKLLSSVDLTKDFFYSYTYPIMQSLQKNVLSMGDEGMPYDNIFVWNAYLTQSIRSRCNNTIWTIALVHGHFKQMRLSIFGRDFGVSLVSRRSRHFAGTRYLKRGVNDRGRVANDVETEQIVIDEETGSCKGRMSSVVQMRGSIPLFWSQEASRFSPKPDIILQRYDPTYEATRLHFEDLARRYGNPIIVLNLIKTVEKRPREMMLRREFANAVGYLNQILSEENHLKFIHWDFHKFAKSKSANVLAVLGAVASEALDLTGFYYSGKPTIAKRRGKNISRTSTGRDASIRDLTANSGDLARIGSSNENLNSLVNRDREIDFSQQNGKDNSGGEGPRFQSGVLRTNCIDCLDRTNVAQYAYGLAALGRQLHAMGLTDVPKVDPDSTMAASLMDMYQSMGDALAQQYGGSEAHNTVFTERQGKWKATTQSREFLKSIKRYYSNTYTDGEKQDAINLFLGYFQPREGKPAIWELDSDYYLHVSGIGDDLFLFHCPQSDAKPLAGVGVTLAPIPAWREDFSRMKLTAFDKLIERTSSVIKDVRLYGEPYQRHGAGIGNSSVAPDAAEIQLKSPNWLFGQRKYEENGSAPKVTSQEIAIGGSQDDRRVDSFCDLNWLSSASDINEEDIFQRYLAVTSVDEANGWYGGTLLGDQDENSQIYKHYAALCQGPAMEPFENDAEREKHYADALCMGTVEIVDGAVEAEMTAALKEYDQIGADLGIIPSSCKSFTQDPSWLTRWIVGEEKVQRI; this is encoded by the exons ATGGCGAAATCCGAGAATTCGAAGCCCAACTCCAACATCCCGCCTTACGTTCCGTCCTCCGCCAAAGTGCACCCTGCCAACGACCCCGAAGTCGATCCCAGCTCCTACTCTCTCGAGAAGTTCAGACTCTACGAAACCAGACAG AGATTTTATCTGATTGGGAGCGATCGTAATAAGAAGCTCTTCCGGGTGTTGAAGATTGACCGTAGTGAGCCATCTGATCTCAATATCAGTGAAGACCCAGTGGTGTATTCTCCGAAGGAAATCAAGAACTTGCTTCAGCGCATTGATGAGGGCAATCGAGCCACCGGGGGGCTAACCCCTGTAGCAAAGGTTTTTGGTATTGCGG GTTGCATTAAGTTTCTGGAGTCGTATTATTTGATTCTGGTCACTAAGCGTCGGCAAATTGGATGTCTATGTGGTCACGCAATTTACAGTATAGAGGAGAGCCAATTAATTACGATCCCTCATGTCTCAGTTCAAACTGATGTAGCACACTCTAAAACAGAGCTAAg GTACAAGAAGCTTTTGTCTAGTGTTGATCTCACCAAAGATTTTTTCTATAGCTATACGTATCCAATAATGCAAAGTTTGCAAAAAAATGTGCTGTCAATGGGTGATGAAGGGATGCCATATGACAATATATTTGTGTGGAATGCTTATCTGACACAATCAATTAGATCAAGATGCAATAACACTATCTGGACTATAGCATTAGTTCATGGGCATTTTAAACAG ATGAGGCTATCAATTTTTGGGAGGGACTTTGGTGTTTCTCTGGTTTCAAGACGCTCTCGTCATTTTGCAGGGACACG TTATTTGAAAAGGGGAGTTAATGATCGCGGAAGGGTTGCAAATGATGTTGAGACAGAGCAGATTGTCATTGATGAGGAAACTGGGTCATGCAAGGGAAGGATGAGTTCTGTTGTGCAGATGCGTGGTTCGATTCCTCTTTTCTGGTCACAAGAAGCTTCAAGATTTAGTCCTAAACCAGATATAATAT TACAGAGATATGACCCCACATATGAGGCAACAAGATTACATTTTGAAGACCTGGCACGGAGATATGGCAATCCAATTATAGTGCTTAATTTAATTAAG ACTGTTGAAAAAAGGCCAAGAGAAATGATGCTTAGGCGTGAGTTCGCAAATGCGGTTGGGTATCTCAACCAGATTCTTTCAGAAGAAAACCATCTTAAATTTATTCATTGGGACTTTCACAAGTTTGCAAAGAG CAAGTCTGCCAATGTTTTGGCAGTTTTAGGTGCTGTGGCAAGTGAGGCACTTGATTTGACTGGTTTTTACTATAGTGGTAAACCTACCATTGCTAAGAGGAGGGGCAAAAACATTAGTCGGACAAGCACAGGAAG GGATGCTTCAATTAGAGATCTGACAGCTAATTCAGGGGATCTTGCTAGGATTGGAAGCAGTAATGAAAATCTAAATTCTTTAGTTAATCGTGACAGAGAGATTGATTTTAGTcaacaaaatggaaaagataattCTGGCGGTGAAGGGCCACGATTTCAAAGTGGAGTTCTGCGCACTAACTGCATTGACTGCTTGGATCGCACAAACGTTGCCCAGTATGCCTATGGCCTTGCAGCTTTGGGCCGCCAGCTCCATGCAATGGGTTTAACGGATGTGCCTAAAGTGGACCCTGATAGTACCATGGCTGCATCTCTAATGGATATGTATCAGAGCATGGGGGATGCTCTTGCCCAGCAGTATGGTGGGTCTGAAGCTCACAACACA GTGTTTACAGAGAGGCAAGGAAAGTGGAAAGCTACCACTCAATCTAGAGAGTTTTTGAAGTCTATCAAGCGCTACTACAGCAATACTTACACTGATGGTGAAAAGCAGGATGCTATAAATTT ATTTTTGGGTTACTTCCAACCAAGAGAAGGGAAACCTGCTATTTGGGAGCTAGATTCGGATTACTATCTCCATGTATCTGGGATTGGAGATGACCTTTTCCTATTTCACTG TCCACAATCTGATGCCAAGCCTCTTGCGGGAGTTGGAGTTACTCTTGCCCCTATTCCGGCTTGGAGGGAAGACTTCTCAAGGATGAAGTTGACAGCATTTGATAAATTGATAGAGAGAACATCTAGTGTAATAAAGGATGTAAGACTCTATGGTGAACCGTATCAAAGACATGGTGCTGGTATAGGAAATTCCAGTGTGGCACCTGATGCAGC TGAAATACAGCTCAAAAGCCCAAATTGGCTTTTTGGCCAGAGGAAGTATGAAGAAAATGGCTCTGCTCCCAAAGTAACTTCACAGGAAATTGCAATTGGAGGATCTCAGGATGACAGAAGAGTTGATAGTTTTTGTGACCTAAATTGGCTTTCTTCTGCTAGCGATATCAATGAAGAGGATATCTTTCAGAG GTACCTTGCAGTGACGTCAGTTGATGAAGCCAACGGTTGGTATGGTGGTACACTGCTTGGTGATCAAGATGAAAACAGTCAGATTTATAAGCATTATGCCGCGTTATGTCAG GGTCCTGCGATGGAACCTTTCGAAAATGATGCTGAGAGGGAGAAGCACTATGCTGATGCTCTATGCATGGGCACGGTTGAGATTGTAGATGGTGCCGTTGAAGCAGAGATGACAGCAGCTCTCAAGGAGTACGATCAAATTGGTGCTGATCTTGGAATCATCCCTTCTTCATGTAAATCCTTTACCCAAGATCCGAGCTGGTTGACAAGATGGATAGTTGGGGAAGAGAAGGTGCAGAGAATCTGA
- the LOC132189175 gene encoding phosphatidylinositol-3-phosphatase SAC1 isoform X1, whose product MAKSENSKPNSNIPPYVPSSAKVHPANDPEVDPSSYSLEKFRLYETRQRFYLIGSDRNKKLFRVLKIDRSEPSDLNISEDPVVYSPKEIKNLLQRIDEGNRATGGLTPVAKVFGIAGCIKFLESYYLILVTKRRQIGCLCGHAIYSIEESQLITIPHVSVQTDVAHSKTELRYKKLLSSVDLTKDFFYSYTYPIMQSLQKNVLSMGDEGMPYDNIFVWNAYLTQSIRSRCNNTIWTIALVHGHFKQMRLSIFGRDFGVSLVSRRSRHFAGTREGLKEEEQQTSYLKRGVNDRGRVANDVETEQIVIDEETGSCKGRMSSVVQMRGSIPLFWSQEASRFSPKPDIILQRYDPTYEATRLHFEDLARRYGNPIIVLNLIKTVEKRPREMMLRREFANAVGYLNQILSEENHLKFIHWDFHKFAKSKSANVLAVLGAVASEALDLTGFYYSGKPTIAKRRGKNISRTSTGRDASIRDLTANSGDLARIGSSNENLNSLVNRDREIDFSQQNGKDNSGGEGPRFQSGVLRTNCIDCLDRTNVAQYAYGLAALGRQLHAMGLTDVPKVDPDSTMAASLMDMYQSMGDALAQQYGGSEAHNTVFTERQGKWKATTQSREFLKSIKRYYSNTYTDGEKQDAINLFLGYFQPREGKPAIWELDSDYYLHVSGIGDDLFLFHCPQSDAKPLAGVGVTLAPIPAWREDFSRMKLTAFDKLIERTSSVIKDVRLYGEPYQRHGAGIGNSSVAPDAAEIQLKSPNWLFGQRKYEENGSAPKVTSQEIAIGGSQDDRRVDSFCDLNWLSSASDINEEDIFQRYLAVTSVDEANGWYGGTLLGDQDENSQIYKHYAALCQGPAMEPFENDAEREKHYADALCMGTVEIVDGAVEAEMTAALKEYDQIGADLGIIPSSCKSFTQDPSWLTRWIVGEEKVQRI is encoded by the exons ATGGCGAAATCCGAGAATTCGAAGCCCAACTCCAACATCCCGCCTTACGTTCCGTCCTCCGCCAAAGTGCACCCTGCCAACGACCCCGAAGTCGATCCCAGCTCCTACTCTCTCGAGAAGTTCAGACTCTACGAAACCAGACAG AGATTTTATCTGATTGGGAGCGATCGTAATAAGAAGCTCTTCCGGGTGTTGAAGATTGACCGTAGTGAGCCATCTGATCTCAATATCAGTGAAGACCCAGTGGTGTATTCTCCGAAGGAAATCAAGAACTTGCTTCAGCGCATTGATGAGGGCAATCGAGCCACCGGGGGGCTAACCCCTGTAGCAAAGGTTTTTGGTATTGCGG GTTGCATTAAGTTTCTGGAGTCGTATTATTTGATTCTGGTCACTAAGCGTCGGCAAATTGGATGTCTATGTGGTCACGCAATTTACAGTATAGAGGAGAGCCAATTAATTACGATCCCTCATGTCTCAGTTCAAACTGATGTAGCACACTCTAAAACAGAGCTAAg GTACAAGAAGCTTTTGTCTAGTGTTGATCTCACCAAAGATTTTTTCTATAGCTATACGTATCCAATAATGCAAAGTTTGCAAAAAAATGTGCTGTCAATGGGTGATGAAGGGATGCCATATGACAATATATTTGTGTGGAATGCTTATCTGACACAATCAATTAGATCAAGATGCAATAACACTATCTGGACTATAGCATTAGTTCATGGGCATTTTAAACAG ATGAGGCTATCAATTTTTGGGAGGGACTTTGGTGTTTCTCTGGTTTCAAGACGCTCTCGTCATTTTGCAGGGACACG GGAAGGACTGAAGGAGGAGGAGCAACAAACCAG TTATTTGAAAAGGGGAGTTAATGATCGCGGAAGGGTTGCAAATGATGTTGAGACAGAGCAGATTGTCATTGATGAGGAAACTGGGTCATGCAAGGGAAGGATGAGTTCTGTTGTGCAGATGCGTGGTTCGATTCCTCTTTTCTGGTCACAAGAAGCTTCAAGATTTAGTCCTAAACCAGATATAATAT TACAGAGATATGACCCCACATATGAGGCAACAAGATTACATTTTGAAGACCTGGCACGGAGATATGGCAATCCAATTATAGTGCTTAATTTAATTAAG ACTGTTGAAAAAAGGCCAAGAGAAATGATGCTTAGGCGTGAGTTCGCAAATGCGGTTGGGTATCTCAACCAGATTCTTTCAGAAGAAAACCATCTTAAATTTATTCATTGGGACTTTCACAAGTTTGCAAAGAG CAAGTCTGCCAATGTTTTGGCAGTTTTAGGTGCTGTGGCAAGTGAGGCACTTGATTTGACTGGTTTTTACTATAGTGGTAAACCTACCATTGCTAAGAGGAGGGGCAAAAACATTAGTCGGACAAGCACAGGAAG GGATGCTTCAATTAGAGATCTGACAGCTAATTCAGGGGATCTTGCTAGGATTGGAAGCAGTAATGAAAATCTAAATTCTTTAGTTAATCGTGACAGAGAGATTGATTTTAGTcaacaaaatggaaaagataattCTGGCGGTGAAGGGCCACGATTTCAAAGTGGAGTTCTGCGCACTAACTGCATTGACTGCTTGGATCGCACAAACGTTGCCCAGTATGCCTATGGCCTTGCAGCTTTGGGCCGCCAGCTCCATGCAATGGGTTTAACGGATGTGCCTAAAGTGGACCCTGATAGTACCATGGCTGCATCTCTAATGGATATGTATCAGAGCATGGGGGATGCTCTTGCCCAGCAGTATGGTGGGTCTGAAGCTCACAACACA GTGTTTACAGAGAGGCAAGGAAAGTGGAAAGCTACCACTCAATCTAGAGAGTTTTTGAAGTCTATCAAGCGCTACTACAGCAATACTTACACTGATGGTGAAAAGCAGGATGCTATAAATTT ATTTTTGGGTTACTTCCAACCAAGAGAAGGGAAACCTGCTATTTGGGAGCTAGATTCGGATTACTATCTCCATGTATCTGGGATTGGAGATGACCTTTTCCTATTTCACTG TCCACAATCTGATGCCAAGCCTCTTGCGGGAGTTGGAGTTACTCTTGCCCCTATTCCGGCTTGGAGGGAAGACTTCTCAAGGATGAAGTTGACAGCATTTGATAAATTGATAGAGAGAACATCTAGTGTAATAAAGGATGTAAGACTCTATGGTGAACCGTATCAAAGACATGGTGCTGGTATAGGAAATTCCAGTGTGGCACCTGATGCAGC TGAAATACAGCTCAAAAGCCCAAATTGGCTTTTTGGCCAGAGGAAGTATGAAGAAAATGGCTCTGCTCCCAAAGTAACTTCACAGGAAATTGCAATTGGAGGATCTCAGGATGACAGAAGAGTTGATAGTTTTTGTGACCTAAATTGGCTTTCTTCTGCTAGCGATATCAATGAAGAGGATATCTTTCAGAG GTACCTTGCAGTGACGTCAGTTGATGAAGCCAACGGTTGGTATGGTGGTACACTGCTTGGTGATCAAGATGAAAACAGTCAGATTTATAAGCATTATGCCGCGTTATGTCAG GGTCCTGCGATGGAACCTTTCGAAAATGATGCTGAGAGGGAGAAGCACTATGCTGATGCTCTATGCATGGGCACGGTTGAGATTGTAGATGGTGCCGTTGAAGCAGAGATGACAGCAGCTCTCAAGGAGTACGATCAAATTGGTGCTGATCTTGGAATCATCCCTTCTTCATGTAAATCCTTTACCCAAGATCCGAGCTGGTTGACAAGATGGATAGTTGGGGAAGAGAAGGTGCAGAGAATCTGA